A stretch of the Tardiphaga sp. 709 genome encodes the following:
- a CDS encoding amino acid--[acyl-carrier-protein] ligase has protein sequence MQSPEAFLDALFDESILIRTGVDGLYGRAGVFEEVIDGFEAAVTKIAVGDQATRIHFPPGMPRKNLVKAGYLKSFPQLAGCVHSFMGDNADHAKLVGMIERGEDWTEMQDATEVALTPAACYPLYPTVAAEGPVPEGGRLFDLKSYCFRHEPSKDPARMQLFRMREFVRIGTADEVTSFRATWLERGEKLIASLGLPCVIDVANDPFFGRTGRVMASSQRDQGLKFELLIPVASDEDPTACLSFNYHQNHFGSLWGMHFADGEVAHSACVGFGLERTALALFRHHGTKVDAWPADVRRVLWG, from the coding sequence GTGCAAAGTCCGGAAGCATTTCTCGACGCCCTGTTCGACGAGTCGATCCTGATCAGGACCGGCGTCGACGGGCTCTATGGCCGCGCCGGTGTGTTCGAAGAGGTCATCGACGGGTTCGAAGCCGCGGTGACGAAAATAGCCGTCGGCGATCAGGCGACGCGGATTCATTTTCCGCCAGGCATGCCGCGCAAGAATCTTGTGAAAGCCGGTTACCTGAAGAGCTTTCCGCAATTGGCCGGCTGCGTCCACTCTTTCATGGGCGATAACGCCGACCATGCCAAGCTCGTCGGCATGATCGAGCGGGGCGAAGACTGGACCGAGATGCAGGATGCGACGGAAGTCGCGCTGACGCCGGCTGCCTGCTACCCGCTTTATCCTACTGTCGCGGCGGAAGGTCCGGTGCCGGAGGGCGGTCGGCTGTTCGATCTCAAGTCATACTGCTTCCGCCATGAGCCCTCGAAGGATCCGGCGCGGATGCAGCTGTTCCGGATGCGCGAATTCGTCCGCATCGGCACGGCCGACGAAGTGACATCTTTCCGGGCCACTTGGCTCGAGCGCGGCGAAAAGCTTATCGCTTCGTTGGGCCTGCCTTGCGTTATCGATGTGGCCAACGATCCGTTCTTCGGGCGCACTGGCCGCGTCATGGCGTCGAGTCAGCGCGACCAAGGTCTGAAATTTGAGTTGCTAATCCCAGTCGCGAGCGATGAAGATCCGACGGCGTGTCTGTCGTTCAACTATCACCAGAACCATTTCGGCAGCCTGTGGGGCATGCACTTCGCGGACGGCGAGGTCGCGCACTCCGCCTGTGTCGGCTTCGGCCTGGAGCGGACGGCGCTGGCGCTGTTCCGTCACCACGGCACCAAGGTCGACGCGTGGCCCGCGGATGTCCGCCGCGTGCTGTGGGGCTAG
- a CDS encoding acyl carrier protein produces the protein MRDRVRTIVGSLNLLPVPVDGLSDQDNLFDAGMTSFGSVQLMMAIEEEFDIEFPNSLLTRKTFATLGGLIAAVEQLVSEKV, from the coding sequence ATGCGTGACCGTGTCCGCACCATTGTCGGATCGCTGAACCTACTTCCCGTTCCAGTCGATGGCTTATCCGACCAGGACAATCTGTTCGATGCGGGCATGACATCGTTCGGTTCAGTTCAGCTGATGATGGCCATCGAGGAAGAATTCGATATCGAATTTCCAAACAGTCTGCTGACTCGCAAAACATTTGCGACGCTTGGTGGGTTGATTGCTGCTGTCGAACAGCTCGTCTCTGAGAAAGTCTAG
- a CDS encoding acyltransferase family protein encodes MSDPEVSSQRLAKFPAFDGFRGVAVLVVVFSHLPQVVDSELYNIAWKINQAPRTGYVALDIFFAISGFFITRLLLRERAKTGRISFSNFYARRALRIFPVYYIAVVSCYFVFHFGAWDTLSLLTYTFNFYHPFHPAPHPLEQTWSLSVEEQFYFFWPLLVLLVPQRLLSVVTGRVIPALAIVSGLVIAAIYGSRDNVLSGDLVYMSIFTRMLSLSLGGWLAVREFEKRSLHGLHCVLLLAVAILLLIVNRIGRDTGIITSQAAYWTVALAAYAMISVSFVSTMIFDDGIMKRKLTAVLSTPVLRGFGYISYAMYVVHLPVLFYLGLNDGALSGSRASLMQVVLAFAITLALSILSYFAIERPLSAFKEHFGGSPGQPAESSGR; translated from the coding sequence ATGTCTGACCCAGAGGTCAGCTCTCAACGGCTGGCAAAATTTCCGGCGTTTGACGGCTTTCGTGGCGTCGCCGTGCTAGTTGTCGTCTTCAGCCACTTGCCGCAAGTGGTTGACAGTGAGCTATATAACATCGCCTGGAAGATCAATCAGGCGCCGCGGACGGGTTATGTCGCGCTGGACATTTTCTTCGCCATCAGCGGCTTCTTCATTACCCGGCTGTTGCTGCGGGAACGCGCCAAGACCGGCCGCATTTCGTTCTCTAATTTTTATGCTCGCCGCGCACTGCGAATCTTCCCGGTCTATTATATTGCCGTGGTCTCTTGCTACTTCGTTTTTCATTTTGGGGCGTGGGATACGCTCAGTCTGCTGACCTACACGTTCAATTTCTACCACCCGTTTCATCCTGCGCCGCATCCGCTCGAGCAAACCTGGTCGCTCTCCGTCGAGGAGCAGTTTTATTTCTTCTGGCCGCTGTTGGTCCTGTTGGTGCCGCAGCGCCTGTTGAGCGTTGTTACGGGGCGTGTGATTCCGGCTCTTGCAATCGTCAGCGGCCTCGTGATCGCTGCAATTTATGGCAGCCGGGATAATGTTTTGTCCGGTGATCTCGTTTATATGTCGATCTTTACGCGCATGCTGTCACTATCGCTTGGCGGTTGGTTGGCGGTTCGCGAGTTTGAAAAACGCTCGCTGCATGGACTGCATTGCGTGCTGTTGCTGGCTGTCGCGATCTTGCTGCTGATCGTCAATCGAATAGGCCGGGACACTGGCATCATCACGTCCCAGGCGGCGTATTGGACCGTGGCCCTGGCGGCCTACGCGATGATCAGTGTATCCTTTGTCAGTACGATGATTTTTGATGATGGTATTATGAAGCGTAAGCTTACCGCGGTCCTGTCGACACCGGTCTTGCGTGGCTTCGGCTATATCTCCTACGCAATGTACGTTGTCCATCTTCCCGTGCTGTTCTATTTGGGTCTTAACGACGGTGCACTAAGTGGCAGTAGAGCGTCGCTGATGCAGGTGGTGCTAGCCTTCGCCATCACTCTTGCACTTTCTATTCTCTCGTATTTTGCTATTGAGCGCCCGCTCTCGGCCTTCAAGGAACACTTTGGCGGATCGCCGGGACAGCCTGCGGAGAGTTCCGGTCGCTGA
- a CDS encoding DUF1839 family protein produces the protein MQTACAIDGLDPATYVRHGLHDPARNWPETNCYVDLLIEVLARRGHDPRAALAFTVAQDYEGDQFTFFKIPAADLALLYGVEILELAIFDQLEDHARVQLTRGRLPLIEVDSYYLPDTRGITYRHSHSKTTIGVNVLDSVDRRLDYFHNGGYFRLEGEDFEALLRPVRDNGLPLFPYVEFIKFGPASSAHKQIEMSRTLLAQHLRRRPARNPFTAWGDVIGADIGRLIGRPPEWFHTYAFSTLRQAGANFELLATYLAWLQEHGDPALERARLAAEAIAGGTKILQFQFARASARGKVPDVADAVRQLASNYDIALDSLMNGFVARGAAA, from the coding sequence TTGCAAACCGCCTGCGCCATCGATGGACTGGATCCCGCAACCTATGTTCGTCACGGGCTGCATGATCCCGCGCGCAACTGGCCTGAGACGAACTGCTACGTCGATCTGCTGATCGAAGTACTGGCCCGACGCGGGCATGATCCCCGGGCGGCGCTGGCTTTCACGGTCGCGCAGGATTACGAGGGCGACCAGTTCACGTTTTTCAAGATTCCGGCCGCCGATCTCGCGCTGCTGTACGGCGTCGAGATTCTGGAGCTCGCGATCTTCGATCAGCTGGAAGATCACGCGCGCGTGCAGTTGACGCGGGGCCGTCTGCCGCTGATCGAGGTCGATTCTTACTACCTGCCGGATACCCGCGGCATCACCTATCGTCACAGTCACAGCAAAACGACCATCGGCGTCAACGTCCTGGATTCGGTCGACCGCCGGCTCGATTACTTTCACAATGGCGGATACTTCCGTCTCGAAGGCGAAGACTTCGAGGCGCTGTTGCGGCCTGTGCGTGACAACGGCCTGCCGCTTTTCCCTTACGTCGAATTCATCAAGTTCGGTCCGGCGTCTTCTGCCCATAAGCAGATCGAGATGTCTCGCACGTTGCTGGCGCAACACCTGCGTCGCCGTCCGGCGCGGAATCCATTTACCGCATGGGGCGACGTGATCGGTGCCGACATCGGCCGGCTGATTGGACGGCCTCCCGAGTGGTTTCACACCTACGCCTTCAGTACATTACGTCAGGCCGGTGCGAATTTCGAACTGCTCGCGACCTATCTGGCGTGGTTACAGGAGCACGGTGACCCGGCGCTGGAGCGCGCCAGGCTGGCCGCGGAGGCGATCGCCGGCGGCACCAAGATCTTGCAGTTTCAATTCGCCCGCGCCTCGGCCCGCGGCAAGGTTCCGGATGTGGCGGATGCCGTCCGCCAGCTCGCAAGTAATTACGATATCGCCCTCGACAGCCTCATGAACGGTTTCGTCGCTCGCGGTGCCGCGGCATGA
- a CDS encoding autotransporter outer membrane beta-barrel domain-containing protein — MRVEGSGVGGTLTWFGDNGFYVDGQAQSMFYRSDLSSVLAGSLTHGNEGVGYAFSVETGKRFFVGNGWSLTPQAQLSYSKAEFDGFTDRFGASVPLRDGDSLLGRAGLALNHQKTWNDGAGIVRSDIYGIGNLRYEFLNGTNVDVAGTGFASAQDRLWGSIGGGGTYSWANGRYAVFGEVSYSASLEDAAANRSYKGTGGFRATW, encoded by the coding sequence ATCCGCGTCGAAGGTTCGGGTGTCGGCGGCACGCTGACCTGGTTCGGCGACAACGGCTTCTATGTCGACGGCCAGGCGCAGTCGATGTTCTACCGCAGCGATCTGTCTTCCGTGCTGGCCGGCAGCCTGACCCACGGCAATGAAGGGGTGGGCTATGCCTTCAGCGTTGAAACCGGCAAGCGGTTCTTTGTCGGCAACGGCTGGTCACTGACGCCGCAGGCGCAATTGTCCTATTCGAAGGCCGAGTTCGATGGCTTCACCGATCGGTTCGGCGCCTCGGTGCCGCTGCGCGATGGCGACAGCCTGCTCGGCCGCGCCGGACTTGCCCTCAACCACCAGAAGACCTGGAACGACGGCGCAGGCATCGTGCGCTCTGATATCTATGGCATCGGCAATCTGCGCTACGAGTTCCTCAATGGCACCAATGTCGACGTCGCCGGCACCGGCTTCGCCAGCGCGCAAGACCGGCTGTGGGGCAGCATCGGCGGCGGCGGCACCTATAGCTGGGCCAACGGCCGCTACGCTGTCTTCGGCGAGGTCTCCTATAGCGCGAGCCTTGAGGACGCCGCGGCGAACCGCAGCTACAAGGGCACTGGCGGCTTCCGCGCCACTTGGTGA
- a CDS encoding FkbM family methyltransferase: MGNLADLYHLSRFANRHPLARQNKRRTFIRFMRWQLASRAIQHPIVLPFVGDSRLIISKQMPGAAVNYYFGLPEVEEVSLALHFLREGDLLGDVGANIGALSIAASSVVKARVIAMEPVPSTFKALRDNVAINEVSSLVTTLNMGAGKEASDLNFSTDRGGNDRIVLDGSGLSIPVRALDEVFPATPNMLVIDVEGFEPAVIAGAKRLLADPKLEIIIAETLGLASDYGLDDRAMHNTILSNGFVTAKYDGFTRVLAPTTGMDKFNTIYVRDVARISEKVRKANAFRVGDRLI; encoded by the coding sequence ATGGGAAATTTAGCCGATCTTTACCATCTGTCGCGCTTCGCAAACCGTCATCCGCTCGCGCGGCAGAATAAACGCCGAACGTTCATAAGGTTCATGCGGTGGCAGCTTGCCAGCCGCGCCATTCAACATCCCATCGTTTTACCCTTCGTCGGAGATTCCCGGCTTATTATATCCAAACAGATGCCGGGCGCTGCGGTGAACTATTACTTCGGTTTACCCGAGGTCGAAGAGGTCTCGCTCGCGCTTCACTTCCTCAGGGAAGGCGATCTGTTAGGGGACGTCGGCGCCAACATCGGCGCACTTTCTATTGCGGCAAGCAGCGTAGTAAAAGCACGCGTGATCGCCATGGAACCGGTGCCCTCAACATTCAAAGCTCTGCGCGACAATGTAGCGATCAATGAGGTGTCGAGCCTGGTGACCACGCTCAACATGGGGGCGGGGAAGGAAGCTTCCGATCTGAATTTCTCCACAGATCGCGGGGGAAACGACCGGATCGTCCTGGATGGCTCAGGCTTGTCGATTCCCGTCCGGGCTCTTGATGAGGTGTTTCCGGCGACTCCGAACATGCTGGTTATCGATGTGGAGGGATTTGAGCCTGCAGTCATCGCAGGAGCCAAACGGCTTCTCGCTGATCCCAAGCTTGAAATCATCATTGCTGAAACGCTGGGCCTCGCCTCCGACTACGGCCTCGACGATCGCGCAATGCACAACACGATTCTCAGCAACGGTTTTGTCACAGCGAAATACGATGGATTTACGCGCGTACTCGCACCGACAACGGGCATGGATAAGTTCAATACGATCTATGTGCGGGACGTGGCGAGGATAAGTGAGAAGGTCCGCAAGGCAAATGCGTTCCGGGTTGGCGATCGCCTTATCTGA
- a CDS encoding type IV toxin-antitoxin system AbiEi family antitoxin domain-containing protein, producing the protein MSREKRGLINQLASKLPEGMLVDAAWLNAQGYSTQLQHQYVKSGWLEQPTRSVFRRPRGVLSWQQVVISLQTILNYSPLIVGGRTALELQGYAHYLSQSTTVVHLYGPKPPPGWVQKLPLQVKFVYHNDRRLFKNEPVTKGVNSVKWNIDKGEALDVTSFRGGDITELTWGQWDWPLTLSTPERAIFELLDELPNRETFEQVDALFGGLANLRPDRLQKLLKDCASVKVKRLFFYFSDRHKHAWLKRLKKEDIDLGSGKRMLVKGGVLDPTYHITVPGDLNGVR; encoded by the coding sequence ATGAGCAGAGAAAAAAGAGGACTTATAAACCAGCTTGCTAGCAAACTTCCCGAGGGAATGCTGGTAGATGCCGCTTGGCTAAATGCCCAAGGCTATTCAACTCAACTCCAACATCAGTATGTGAAATCGGGCTGGCTTGAACAACCCACACGCAGTGTGTTTCGCCGGCCCCGCGGCGTCTTGAGCTGGCAGCAGGTCGTCATATCGCTTCAGACCATCCTCAATTATTCGCCGCTCATAGTTGGCGGACGTACCGCCCTCGAATTACAGGGCTACGCCCACTACCTTTCGCAATCGACCACCGTCGTACATCTTTACGGTCCGAAACCACCGCCGGGATGGGTTCAGAAACTGCCGCTCCAAGTCAAATTTGTTTATCACAATGACCGACGGCTCTTCAAAAACGAACCGGTTACCAAGGGCGTCAACAGCGTCAAATGGAATATCGACAAAGGTGAGGCTCTCGATGTGACGAGCTTCCGTGGCGGCGACATAACCGAATTGACCTGGGGCCAGTGGGACTGGCCCTTGACGCTGTCCACGCCGGAGCGCGCGATATTCGAACTGCTCGACGAGTTACCCAACCGCGAGACCTTTGAACAGGTCGATGCCCTGTTCGGTGGACTCGCCAATCTGCGCCCCGATCGTTTGCAAAAATTATTGAAGGATTGCGCTAGCGTTAAGGTCAAGCGCCTCTTCTTCTATTTTTCCGATCGTCACAAGCACGCGTGGCTCAAGCGCCTGAAGAAAGAAGATATCGATCTCGGCAGCGGCAAGCGTATGCTTGTTAAAGGCGGGGTGCTTGACCCGACCTACCACATAACCGTTCCTGGGGATCTGAATGGCGTTCGCTGA
- a CDS encoding alpha/beta fold hydrolase: MTFRYGAPVTFDTFGGFYHAGCIDRCGRKAVLLLAPIGYEELCTRATWSALAEYIAAAGHACLRFDYPGTADAIDLAADPEGISDWFVAARQCVAFLREYNPGIELVLVGQGLGASLAAQLGTELPDVAATVLMAPVVKGRAYLRELQAWSRMLTDRMGIGPDPSDNGYSVAGIALASSRAAAIKTIDLTRTTEPPAARVLLVERSPMSRDSSIGNHLKTLGAEVSSIDYEGYENILQNPSLAGPQLGTLTRIVSWIDDLGHFPIAGANCSAKVTGPARPIVGPHYEELPVRFGPDERLFGVLCRPLGRRPSAIAVLANSGRDYHIGWGRAAVEQARALAEHGIASLRIDAGGIGDSAASAGAPAEVLYSEEQTADLRHAIDYVEKLDAGPIALVGRCSGAYAAFQAAVQDVRVRNVVAINIMRFVWDPRETVAEALLSAHRTIGGSVAMLFSKRSLRRLLSGNLRIKAPVIFFSKRLVRTVSLIASHIPGRTGQKLYSEGHRRFQILESRGVRLAMLFSEGDHSLGEFRTYMGRRGARLRRYPKASVSIIPDADHDFTHSAARARLTSALCDVLAAPSSPPSREQHRQASKFPLRSLLRR, translated from the coding sequence ATGACATTCCGATATGGCGCACCTGTAACGTTTGATACTTTCGGCGGCTTTTATCACGCGGGCTGCATTGACCGATGCGGACGCAAGGCGGTGCTGTTGCTCGCACCGATCGGATATGAGGAATTGTGTACCCGAGCCACATGGAGTGCTTTGGCCGAGTACATTGCCGCGGCAGGTCATGCATGCCTCAGATTCGATTATCCCGGCACGGCAGATGCAATCGATCTCGCTGCCGACCCCGAAGGCATCTCTGACTGGTTTGTTGCTGCCCGTCAGTGCGTTGCATTCTTGCGGGAATACAATCCCGGCATCGAACTCGTTCTGGTCGGACAAGGCCTTGGCGCCAGTCTGGCCGCCCAACTCGGAACCGAATTACCCGACGTCGCAGCGACGGTCCTGATGGCGCCGGTCGTCAAAGGGCGCGCCTATCTTCGTGAACTTCAGGCCTGGTCGCGCATGCTGACCGACCGGATGGGTATCGGGCCCGACCCATCCGACAACGGCTACAGCGTCGCTGGTATTGCACTGGCAAGCAGCCGCGCCGCAGCCATCAAAACTATCGATCTTACTCGGACAACTGAGCCTCCCGCCGCACGGGTTCTTTTGGTTGAGCGCAGTCCGATGTCCCGTGACAGCTCAATCGGCAACCACCTGAAGACGCTCGGAGCCGAAGTTTCGTCCATCGACTACGAGGGGTATGAAAATATCCTGCAAAATCCAAGTTTGGCTGGTCCACAGCTCGGCACGCTGACACGAATCGTGTCATGGATCGACGATCTCGGGCATTTTCCAATCGCGGGCGCCAACTGTTCCGCCAAAGTGACAGGGCCCGCGCGGCCAATCGTCGGACCTCACTATGAGGAGTTACCGGTTCGGTTTGGGCCAGACGAGCGGCTCTTCGGAGTCCTGTGTCGGCCGCTCGGTCGAAGGCCTTCAGCTATCGCAGTGCTCGCCAATTCGGGGCGCGACTATCACATCGGCTGGGGTCGCGCGGCAGTAGAACAGGCTCGCGCCCTCGCGGAGCACGGGATCGCTTCGTTGAGAATCGACGCCGGCGGTATAGGCGACAGTGCGGCGTCGGCAGGCGCGCCGGCCGAAGTACTTTATTCGGAAGAGCAAACTGCTGACCTGCGTCACGCGATCGACTATGTAGAGAAGCTCGATGCCGGCCCGATCGCCTTGGTAGGACGCTGCAGTGGTGCTTACGCCGCATTCCAGGCAGCGGTGCAAGATGTGCGCGTTCGCAATGTCGTCGCCATCAATATCATGCGTTTTGTCTGGGACCCACGGGAAACCGTCGCTGAAGCCTTGTTATCGGCCCATCGAACCATTGGCGGGTCCGTTGCGATGTTGTTTAGCAAGCGAAGCTTGAGACGACTGCTGTCAGGCAATTTGCGCATCAAAGCTCCGGTTATCTTTTTCTCAAAACGCCTTGTTCGAACTGTCTCATTGATAGCCAGCCACATCCCGGGCCGGACCGGCCAGAAGCTCTACAGCGAGGGTCATCGCCGTTTCCAAATTCTCGAAAGTCGCGGCGTTCGTCTAGCGATGTTATTTTCGGAAGGAGATCACTCGCTGGGCGAATTCCGCACGTATATGGGAAGAAGAGGCGCGCGGCTACGCCGCTATCCGAAGGCTTCGGTTTCGATAATCCCTGATGCCGACCACGATTTCACCCACTCGGCGGCGCGCGCGCGACTAACGAGCGCCCTGTGCGACGTGCTCGCGGCGCCTTCGTCACCGCCATCCCGCGAACAGCACCGTCAGGCTTCCAAGTTTCCCTTGAGATCTCTCTTGCGCCGCTAA
- a CDS encoding acyl-CoA dehydrogenase family protein, translating to MDVPEAVSWRDAMRRVAIEVASPNAALADLTATFPAQTFEALRRNEMLGLMVPRSLGGQELELRKIANLCAILAGACGASGMIYAMHQIKLSSLVAHGMQTEYHRALMRDVAVKQLLIASSTTEAGIGGDLRISNCAIETTGDRVSLTKQASVLSYAAEADIILATARRGPASIGSDQVLIALRRGDYQLQRTAEWNTLGMRATCSEGFLLTATAGADQIFPKPFHEIAVQSMLATAHVLWASVWFGIATDALSRARASVRATARRVPSDFAGPLPGAARLAEATAKLQTFKSTLVAHIERFETAKRNEDDLSSINFAIEMNNLKVMASTMAVDIVREALMVTGIAGYRNDGPFSVGRHLRDVLSAPLMVANDRILANTAGLVVASRFDSDLE from the coding sequence ATTGACGTGCCCGAAGCCGTGTCCTGGCGTGACGCGATGCGGCGGGTTGCCATCGAGGTTGCTTCGCCAAATGCCGCTCTTGCGGACCTAACCGCGACGTTTCCAGCGCAGACATTCGAAGCTCTTCGTCGTAACGAGATGCTCGGCTTGATGGTACCTAGAAGCCTTGGTGGCCAGGAATTGGAATTGCGCAAGATTGCCAATCTTTGCGCGATTCTCGCGGGCGCGTGCGGCGCCAGCGGCATGATTTACGCCATGCATCAGATCAAGCTATCGAGCCTGGTCGCCCATGGGATGCAAACCGAATATCATCGCGCGCTCATGCGCGATGTAGCTGTCAAGCAGCTACTGATCGCGTCGTCGACCACGGAGGCTGGCATCGGCGGCGATCTGCGGATATCGAATTGCGCGATCGAGACGACGGGTGATCGGGTTTCGCTGACAAAGCAGGCAAGTGTCCTGTCTTATGCCGCGGAAGCCGATATCATCCTGGCGACCGCGCGGCGCGGTCCGGCGTCGATCGGGTCCGATCAGGTCCTGATCGCGCTGCGGCGTGGCGACTATCAACTTCAGCGCACCGCTGAGTGGAATACGCTCGGCATGCGCGCCACCTGCTCCGAGGGTTTCCTGCTGACGGCAACGGCCGGAGCCGATCAGATCTTTCCGAAGCCGTTCCACGAGATCGCAGTGCAGTCCATGCTGGCCACCGCACATGTGCTGTGGGCGAGCGTCTGGTTCGGGATCGCGACCGATGCTTTGTCGCGTGCGCGCGCCTCGGTTCGAGCAACGGCGCGGCGCGTGCCGTCCGATTTCGCGGGGCCGCTCCCAGGCGCGGCTCGACTGGCCGAGGCCACCGCCAAATTGCAGACGTTCAAGTCCACGCTCGTCGCCCATATTGAGCGGTTCGAGACTGCGAAGCGCAACGAAGACGATCTCAGCTCGATCAATTTCGCGATCGAAATGAACAATCTCAAGGTCATGGCTTCGACCATGGCCGTCGACATCGTACGTGAAGCGCTGATGGTGACGGGCATCGCCGGCTATCGCAACGACGGTCCATTCTCGGTCGGCCGCCATCTCAGGGATGTGCTGTCGGCGCCGCTGATGGTGGCTAACGATCGCATCCTCGCCAACACCGCTGGCCTCGTGGTCGCGAGCCGATTTGACTCAGATCTGGAGTGA